Proteins from a genomic interval of Watersipora subatra chromosome 10, tzWatSuba1.1, whole genome shotgun sequence:
- the LOC137406008 gene encoding uncharacterized protein, which translates to MANGPAGDDVNAQGQLVQTNTENRLAYDGIQRMQSSVYHPLNIAMTRSAFSQKSSALSARLSSIPSSARQPPGSFSRASMESKSIHSQKEDKSTYDHQPTISMRSKRSIDSYSASETSIQESHSKHSAQMIDTNHLLNSPTPSIPAASISATTTPVVSSLSASIPHQKQPKSLPEIFLKAPTVKVFHMQNSAKTLTPSLKRVARKSSTKNNRSNKAKTTKENGKENGKENGKENGKEKGTKTS; encoded by the exons ATGGCTAATGGGCCTGCTGGTGATGACGTAAATGCCCAAGGTCAGCTTGTGCAAACAAACACTGAAAATAGGTTGGCATATGATGG GATCCAGAGAATGCAGTCTTCGGTTTACCATCCGTTAAATATTGCAATGACCAGGTCTGCCTTCAGCCAGAAGTCTAGCGCCCTGTCAGCAAG GCTCAGCAGCATCCCGTCCTCTGCTCGGCAACCACCAGGCAGTTTCAGTAGAGCGAGCATGGAAAGCAAGTCCATACATAGTCAGAAAGAGGACAAGTCCACATACGATCACCAACCGACAATATCCATGCGTAGTAAGAGAAGTATCGACTCCTATAGTGCCAGCGAAACAAG CATCCAAGAGTCTCATTCCAAACACTCCGCCCAGATGATCGACACCAACCACCTACTCAATTCACCAACACCATCCATTCCTGCTGCCTCTATTTCGGCAACAACAACTCCAGTAGTTTCCTCTCTGTCCGCCTCTATTCCACATCAAAAACAACCTAAGTCTCTCCCTGAAATATTCCTAAAGGCACCAACTGTGAAAGTGTTTCACATGCAAAACTCGGCCAAGACCTTAACGCCATCTTTAAAACGTGTAGCAAgaaaatcttcaacaaaaaacAATCGCTCTAATAAGGCCAAAACAACCAAGGAGAATGGCAAGGAGAATGGCAAGGAGAATGGCAAGGAGAATGGCAAGGAAAAAGGAACTAAGACATCTTGA
- the LOC137407022 gene encoding adhesive plaque matrix protein 2-like encodes MAARVLWLLVLIPPRLYSTAKTCDDLACPTEQTCVLLHKALNRRPVPYCITRDDLTTALDTNTECRNGGYIMPCYSPGSDCHAPKQCVCHQEFTGVNCEYRYCSESFGGMCAYGICDVKLGCLCYPGYHGNRCEYRICSISGRCVHGNCEQGICKCNSGYTSASCDEIECNGLTCLNDGYCRLGSCVCMSGFFGLNCEMKICRKTHLPCYQGDCSRDGACTCYGGYTGEHCHHKVCSSTICSQFSICEPVQCGSNNFVPHFCHNGGDCFLFFEQCRCTDQFMGDYCETKKELCGGRQLCLTTEFCINGHCCSADKVADCKPDLQNVPISLLAVPEPSLPW; translated from the exons ATGGCAGCGCGTGTACTCTGGCTGTTGGTTCTCATCCCACCTCGACTGTATA GTACGGCAAAGACATGTGATGATTTGGCATGCCCTACAGAGCAGACTTGTGTCTTGCTGCACAAAGCCTTGAACAGAAGGCCTGTACCATACTGTATAACACGAGATGACCTGACTACTGCCCTTGATACAAACACTGAGTGTAG AAATGGAGGATACATAATGCCATGCTATAGCCCTGGATCAGACTGCCATGCCCCCAAACAATGCGTATGTCACCAGGAGTTCACCGGTGTCAACTGTGAATATAGGTATTGCAGCGAGAGCTTTGGAG GAATGTGCGCATATGGTATTTGCGACGTTAAACTTGGTTGTCTGTGTTACCCTGGATACCATGGCAACCGGTGCGAGTATCGGATTTGCTCAATATCAGGCAG ATGCGTTCATGGAAACTGTGAACAAGGAATATGTAAGTGTAACAGTGGCTATACATCCGCGTCGTGTGATGAAATTGAATGCAATGGTCTGACGTGTCTCAATGATGGTTATTGCCGCCTCGGAAGCTGCGTCTGCATGAGTGGATTCTTTG GGCTCAATTGTGAGATGAAGATATGCCGTAAGACGCATTTGCCCTGCTATCAGGGAGACTGCTCGAGAGATGGTGCCTGCACATGTTATGGAGGTTACACCGGAGAACATTGCCACCACAAGGTCTGCTCATCCACAATTTGTAGCCAGTTCTCTATTTGTG AACCTGTACAGTGCGGCTCCAACAACTTCGTACCTCACTTTTGCCACAACGGAGGAGACTGCTTCCTCTTTTTTGAGCAATGTCGCTGCACAGATCAGTTCATGGGTGACTACTGTGAGACGAAGAAGGAACTCTGCGGTGGCAGACAACTCTGTCTAACTACAGAATTCTGCATCAATGGACACT GTTGCTCTGCTGACAAAGTGGCTGACTGCAAACCAGATTTGCAGAATGTTCCTATCAGCTTGCTTGCAGTACCAGAACCTAGCCTGCCTTGGTAA